In Thiomonas arsenitoxydans, the genomic stretch TCTGGCCAAGACCCTGATTTCCGGCGGCAATGTGCTGCTGCTCGATGAGCCGTCCAACGACCTCGATGTGGAAACCCTGCGCGCGCTCGAAGACGCGCTGCTCGAGTTCGCGGGCTGCATCATGGTGTCGAGCCACGACCGCTGGTTTCTCGACCGCATCGCTACCCACATTCTCGCGGCTGAGGGCGATTCGCAGTGGACGTTCTTTTCTGGCAACTATCAGGAATACGAGGCCGACAAAAAACGCCGTCTGGGCGAAGAAGGCGCACGCCCGCACCGCCTGCGCTTCAAGGCGCTGCGGTAAGCGCATGCGATGGCACCGCTGCTCGTCGCCTGTCTGTGCGCGCAGTGGTGCGGCATCTGCCGCGACTGGCGTGCAGGCTTCGACGCGCTGGCGGCGCAACTGCCGCCCAATGTCGCGGTGCGCTGGGCCTGGATCGACGTGGAAGACTGTGCCGATGCGCTGGGCGATTTTGAGCCGCCCAACTTTCCGGTTCTGGCGGTGCAGCGTGGCGGCGACCTGCTTTACTGCGCGCCGCTGCCGCAGCAGCCTGCGCTCTGGCTGCGGGTGCTGACCGAGCTGGCTCGCGTGGACGGTGCGGCGGCCCGGCAACTGGCGCAGCAGGCTGCCAAGGCCGGGCTGCCCGATCTGCGGAGCCTGATCTAGTTTTTTAGGAATTTCTCATCCAAGGACGCTCATGCCGACGCGTATTGCCGATCTCCACATTGCGCGGGAAGAGCTGTTGCCCACGCCGAACGAATTGCGGGCCGAAGTGCCCGTCAGCGAGGCCCAGGCGCAAGTCGTCGCCCGCGCGCGCCAGACGGTGCGCGACATCGTGCGGGGCGATGACGACCGGCTGTTGGTCGTTGTCGGGCCTTGCTCCATCCACGACAGCGCTGCGGCGATTGAGTACGCGCGGCGTCTGCGTGAAGTGGCCCCGCGCTTCGACGATGCCTTGTTTCTGGTGATGCGGGTGTATTTCGAGAAGCCGCGTACCCGTCTGGGCTGGAAGGGCATGATCTACGACCCTGATCTGGACGGGCGCGGCGACCTTCACAAGGGTTTGCTCAAGGCTAGAGGCCTGCTGGTGGAATGCGCGCGTCTGGGCGTTCCAGCCGCTTCTGAAATTCTCGATCTGGTTACGCCGCAGTACTACGCCGAGTTGCTGAGCTGGGGCGCCATCGGCGCGCGCACCACCGAAAGCCCGCTGCATCGGCAGATGGCCTCGGCGCTGTCGGCCCCGCTGGGGTTCAAGAATCCGACCAGCGGCAAGCTGCAGACGGCGGTGGACGCCATCGTGGTGGCGGCGCAATCTCACCGCTTTCCTTCCATCTCGCTCGACGGCCGGGCCATGGTGATCACCACGACCGGCAATGCCGATTGCCACCTCATCCTGCGGGGCGGCGACGCGGGGCCGAATTTCGATGCCGCCAGCGTGGAAGCAGCCGTGGCCGCGCTGCAGGCGGCCGATCTGCCCGGCCGGGTGATGATCGACTGCAGCCATGCCAACAGCCGCAGCGACTATCGGCGCCAGCCGCAGGTGGCGGCCGAGATCGGTGCACAGATCGCCGCGGGCAGCCGCCACATTCTCGGCGTCATGCTGGAGAGCCATCTGGTCGAGGGCAAGCAGGCGCTCACGGCAGACCTGTCGGCGCTGCAGTACGGGCAGAGCATCACCGACGGCTGCATCGGCTGGGAGGCCACGGTGAGGGTGCTGGAGCAACTCGCCGATGCGGTTCGCAGCGGTCGCAGGCGGCGCATCGGCCAGAATCAACCCACCTGAAAACCTTCGGGGCAGCCTTCGGCGTCGGCTGACTCGACCTGCACCGCGTCCACCCGCGCAGCGGGAGGCCCGATCCGCAGCCATTCGAGCAGGGCTTGCACCGCCTGCGCATCACCGCAAATCCACACTTCCACCCGGCCATCCTGCAAGTTGACGGCCTGCCCTCGGAGCCCCAGCGACAGCGCTTTGGCGCGGGTTGCGGCGCGGAACGACACACCCTGCACCCGGCCGCTCACCCAGGCGCGCCGGGACAAATTGGCCTCGGGGTTGCTCATCAGGCTTTGGCGCCCAAAGCAGGGCGCGCACCGAAAATCGCCGAGCCCACCCGCACGATGGTGGCGCCTTCCAGAACCGCCGCTTCGAGATCGGCGCTCATGCCCATCGACAGGGTGTCGAGCGTCAGACCGTGCTCGGCGGCGATGGCGTCGCGCAGGGCCCGCAACCGGGCGAAGGGTGCGCGCTGCGCGTCCAGACCTTCGCGCGGCGCCGGGATGCACATCAGCCCGCGCAGCCGCAGATTGGGCAATGCGGCCACGGCCGCGGCCAGCGCCGAGGCGTCTTCCGGGCGCACGCCGCTTTTGGTGGTCTCGCTGTCCACATTGACCTGGATGCAGACCTGCAGCGGATCCAATTCTGCGGGCCGCTGGTCGCTCAGACGCTGGGCCAGCTTGAGGCGGTCGATGCTGTGCACCCAGTCGAAATGCTCGGCGACGTCGCGGGTCTTGTTGCTTTGCAGCGGGCCGATGAAATGCCATTGCAGCGCGGGCCAGTCCGGGCGCAGCGCGGCGATCTTGTCCACCGCTTCCTGCACATAGTTTTCGCCGAAGGCGGTTTGCCCGAGCGCGGCGGCGCGGGCGATGTCTTCTGCGGGAAAGGTTTTGGACACCGCCAGCAGGGTGACAGAGTGCGGATCGCGCCCGGCTGCTGCGGCGGCTTGTGCGATGCGCTGGCGCACCGCGGACAGAGGGTGGGCGAGAGGAGAGGCAAGAGGGGAGGCGAGGGACATGGGCCGACAAAATCTGGATCGATACAACAATTCCACCCGGGTCAGCCCGCCGAATTGCGGGAAACCGTGGTTCTGACCTTAAGATAGCCCATTCGATAGCCGCGTGGTGGACGCACCGTCACGCACAAGCTTGCTCGGGGGAGACATCGCTTGGACATCACACAACTGCTCGCATTCAGCGTCAAGAACGACGCCTCCGATCTGCACCTCTCGGCGGGTCTGCCGCCGATGATTCGCGTGCATGGCGACGTGCGGCGCATCAACGTCGAGCCGCTCGACCACAAGGCGGTGCACGCCATGGTGTACGACATCATGAGCGATTCGCAGCGCAAGCACTACGAAGAGTTTCTCGAGGTCGATTTTTCCTTCGAGGTGCCGCAACTGGCGCGTTTTCGCGTCAATGCCTTCAACCAGGCGCGCGGCGCGGGCGCGGTGTTCCGCACCATTCCGAGCAAGGTGCTCACCCTCGACGATCTGAACGCACCGAAAATCTTCGCCGATCTGGCGCTCAAGCCGCGCGGTCTGGTGCTGGTGACCGGGCCGACGGGTTCGGGCAAGTCCACCACCCTGGCGGCGATGATCAATCATTACAACGAGACCGAGTACGGCCACATTCTCACCATTGAAGACCCGATCGAATTCGTCCATCAATCGAAGAAGGCGCTGATCAATCAGCGCGAAGTCGGCCCGCATACCCTGAGCTTTTCCAATGCGCTGCGCTCGGCCTTGCGCGAAGACCCGGACGCGATTCTGGTGGGCGAAATGCGCGACCTCGAAACCATCCGCTTAGCGCTTACCGCTTCCGAAACCGGCCACCTGGTGTTCGCCACCCTGCACACCTCGTCGGCGCCCAAGACCATCGACCGTATCGTTGACGTGTTCCCGGCGGAAGAAAAGGAAATGGTGCGCGCCATGCTGTCGGAAGCGCTGGTAGGCGTGATTTCGCAGACGCTCTGCAAGAAAAAAGACGGCTCGGGCCGGGTGGCCGCGCACGAAATCATGAT encodes the following:
- a CDS encoding YggS family pyridoxal phosphate-dependent enzyme encodes the protein MSLASPLASPLAHPLSAVRQRIAQAAAAAGRDPHSVTLLAVSKTFPAEDIARAAALGQTAFGENYVQEAVDKIAALRPDWPALQWHFIGPLQSNKTRDVAEHFDWVHSIDRLKLAQRLSDQRPAELDPLQVCIQVNVDSETTKSGVRPEDASALAAAVAALPNLRLRGLMCIPAPREGLDAQRAPFARLRALRDAIAAEHGLTLDTLSMGMSADLEAAVLEGATIVRVGSAIFGARPALGAKA
- a CDS encoding 3-deoxy-7-phosphoheptulonate synthase, with the translated sequence MPTRIADLHIAREELLPTPNELRAEVPVSEAQAQVVARARQTVRDIVRGDDDRLLVVVGPCSIHDSAAAIEYARRLREVAPRFDDALFLVMRVYFEKPRTRLGWKGMIYDPDLDGRGDLHKGLLKARGLLVECARLGVPAASEILDLVTPQYYAELLSWGAIGARTTESPLHRQMASALSAPLGFKNPTSGKLQTAVDAIVVAAQSHRFPSISLDGRAMVITTTGNADCHLILRGGDAGPNFDAASVEAAVAALQAADLPGRVMIDCSHANSRSDYRRQPQVAAEIGAQIAAGSRHILGVMLESHLVEGKQALTADLSALQYGQSITDGCIGWEATVRVLEQLADAVRSGRRRRIGQNQPT
- a CDS encoding type IV pilus twitching motility protein PilT codes for the protein MDITQLLAFSVKNDASDLHLSAGLPPMIRVHGDVRRINVEPLDHKAVHAMVYDIMSDSQRKHYEEFLEVDFSFEVPQLARFRVNAFNQARGAGAVFRTIPSKVLTLDDLNAPKIFADLALKPRGLVLVTGPTGSGKSTTLAAMINHYNETEYGHILTIEDPIEFVHQSKKALINQREVGPHTLSFSNALRSALREDPDAILVGEMRDLETIRLALTASETGHLVFATLHTSSAPKTIDRIVDVFPAEEKEMVRAMLSEALVGVISQTLCKKKDGSGRVAAHEIMIGTPAIRNLIRENKIAQMYSMIQTSQSFGMQTLDQNLADLVKRNMISATEARTKAKQPENFPGA
- a CDS encoding acylphosphatase; the protein is MSNPEANLSRRAWVSGRVQGVSFRAATRAKALSLGLRGQAVNLQDGRVEVWICGDAQAVQALLEWLRIGPPAARVDAVQVESADAEGCPEGFQVG
- a CDS encoding thioredoxin domain-containing protein produces the protein MAPLLVACLCAQWCGICRDWRAGFDALAAQLPPNVAVRWAWIDVEDCADALGDFEPPNFPVLAVQRGGDLLYCAPLPQQPALWLRVLTELARVDGAAARQLAQQAAKAGLPDLRSLI